One genomic region from Alteromonas pelagimontana encodes:
- a CDS encoding DUF2489 domain-containing protein gives MNELYWTIAMIAGVAIIIALGIYAGRLLFMLKRQNQRHEAARQQRVIKITESVRVIAMAMEQQQCDLSEGAIRVCNLLNALPLTSPPNFREKFPHIYALFIDVSGFAVLEERQKLSKVERRKQDIAREEIESRHESKVLDELKAIKTYCAQLV, from the coding sequence ATGAACGAGCTTTACTGGACAATAGCAATGATAGCTGGCGTGGCTATTATTATTGCGCTAGGAATTTACGCCGGTCGCTTGTTGTTTATGTTAAAGCGCCAAAACCAGCGTCATGAGGCGGCTCGGCAACAGCGGGTAATAAAGATTACAGAAAGCGTCCGCGTAATTGCCATGGCGATGGAGCAGCAACAATGCGATTTGTCTGAAGGCGCGATAAGAGTGTGTAATTTACTTAACGCATTACCGCTGACTTCCCCGCCCAATTTCAGGGAGAAGTTTCCTCACATTTACGCGCTGTTCATCGATGTAAGTGGGTTTGCGGTGCTGGAAGAAAGGCAAAAGTTAAGTAAAGTAGAGCGCCGGAAACAAGACATTGCTCGAGAGGAAATCGAATCCCGCCACGAAAGCAAAGTTCTTGATGAACTAAAAGCCATTAAAACCTACTGTGCACAACTTGTTTGA
- the glyQ gene encoding glycine--tRNA ligase subunit alpha, with protein MQNYDIKTFQGLILALQDYWARQGCVIIQPLDMEVGAGTFHPMTFLRSLGPEPISSAYVQPCRRPTDGRYGENPNRLQHYYQFQVMLKPSPDNFQELYLGSLKELGFDPLVHDIRFVEDNWESPTLGAWGLGWEVWLNGMEVTQFTYFQQVGGLECKPVTGEITYGLERLAMYIQGVNSIYDLIWTDGPRGKVTYGDVFHQNEVEQSAYNFEYANVEALFRTFDECEQASQLLIEKNLPLPAYEQVMKASHAFNLLDARHAISVTERQRYILRVRALSKACAESYYKAREDLGFPLCNKEQ; from the coding sequence ATGCAAAACTACGATATTAAAACCTTTCAGGGGCTGATCCTTGCATTGCAGGACTATTGGGCCCGCCAAGGGTGCGTTATCATACAGCCCCTGGACATGGAAGTAGGTGCAGGCACCTTTCACCCAATGACATTTCTTCGCTCCTTAGGCCCGGAGCCTATCAGCAGCGCCTATGTGCAACCCTGCCGCCGCCCCACAGACGGCCGATATGGCGAAAACCCTAACCGGTTGCAGCATTATTATCAGTTTCAGGTGATGTTAAAGCCCTCCCCAGATAATTTTCAGGAGCTTTACCTGGGTTCATTAAAGGAACTGGGGTTCGATCCTTTAGTGCATGACATTCGCTTTGTGGAAGACAACTGGGAGTCTCCTACACTAGGGGCGTGGGGCTTGGGTTGGGAAGTATGGCTAAACGGTATGGAAGTTACTCAGTTTACTTATTTCCAGCAAGTAGGTGGCCTCGAGTGCAAACCCGTCACCGGCGAAATCACCTACGGGCTGGAACGTCTCGCCATGTATATCCAAGGGGTGAACAGTATCTACGACCTGATATGGACAGACGGGCCACGAGGTAAAGTGACTTACGGTGATGTTTTTCACCAAAACGAAGTTGAACAATCCGCTTATAACTTTGAATACGCCAATGTAGAAGCTCTCTTTCGCACATTTGATGAATGTGAACAAGCCAGTCAACTGCTTATTGAGAAAAATTTACCTTTGCCGGCCTACGAACAAGTTATGAAAGCTTCCCACGCATTTAATTTGCTGGATGCTCGCCACGCCATATCTGTTACTGAGCGTCAGCGTTATATCTTGCGAGTGCGGGCATTATCCAAGGCCTGTGCAGAAAGTTACTACAAGGCTCGTGAAGATCTCGGCTTTCCGCTATGTAATAAGGAGCAGTAA